CGCGGGGACTTCTTGTATTGCGAGAATCTGAGCTGTTACGGCATCAACCATCACGGCGGCTTCGCCGAGTACGTCAAAATCAAGGCCAACCGGCTTTTCGTGATCGACCGGCTTAGTGCCCGTGAGGCAGTCATGGTTGAGCCTACCGCCTGCGCGTTGCACGGCACCGAGGTCCTGGATGCCAAGCCGGGCAGTGACGTGCTGCTTTTTGGGGCGGGCCCGACCGGCCAGGTACTGGCGCAACTGGTCAGGCTTAACGGAGCCGCCCGGCTCGTCGTCGCCGCGCCGCCCGGCCCGAAGCTTGACCTGGCCGCGCGACTCGGTGCCGATGAAGTCGTGCCGGTGAATCGGCACGACCCGGAAGCGCATCGCCGGCAGCTGCAGGCGCTGAGCCCCGGGGGATTCGATTACGTCATTGAGGCCACCGGAGCGCCCGCCATCTGCGAGGAGTCGCTGCGGTTCGTGCGTCGCGGCGGCACGCTGCTCGTGTACGGCGTTTACCCGGAGAAAGCTTCGGTTCGGTTTAACCCCTTTGACCTGTTCCGGGGCGAAATCAGCGTCAAAGGTTCGTTTGCGCAGATCCATAGTTTCCCCCGCGCCATTGCTTATCTGGAGAGCGGTAAGGTTAAGGTTAACGAGATCATTACCCAGGAGATTCCGTTGCCGGAGTACCAGCAGGCCCTCGACATGGCCTGGGCGCGAAAAGGCGTGAAAACGGCCATTGTGCCCGAATCGTAACGCAGGGCATTTAATGGACGCGCGCGCACGAACGAATGAATGAACCTCCGGCGGATCATGCCCGCCAGGGAGCCAAAGAAACACTTGCGGCCGGCAAAGGCCATGGTACAGATTCCGGCTCCTCCTGATGCTCGGGTGGTGAAATGGCAGACACGTACGTTTGAGGGGCGTATGCCGCAAGGCGTGGGGGTTCAAGTCCCCCCCCGAGCAGAGAGCGGAAAGGAGCAGATTTATGAGTGAAGCCACACTCGGCGGCCGGTTCACCTTCCCAGGCACCTCGTTGACAGTTCACCGCATCGGCTACGGCGCGATGCAACTTGCCGGCCCCGGTGTTTGGGGACCGCCAAAGGACCCGGACGGCGCCATCACCCTTCTTCGAGAAGCCATCGCAGCCGGCGTTAACCATATTGACACGTCGGACTTTTACGGCCCGCACGTCACCAACCAAGTCATCCGGCAGGCTCTGCACCCGTA
Above is a window of Verrucomicrobiota bacterium DNA encoding:
- a CDS encoding zinc-dependent alcohol dehydrogenase family protein, producing MKAIVYDAPRNFSYRDTAEPKIEPDEVLIRVHACGLCGTDLHVHEGEFGPRFPLIPGHEFTGELVEIGSEISGFKTGQRVVANSNLACGYCFYCRRGDFLYCENLSCYGINHHGGFAEYVKIKANRLFVIDRLSAREAVMVEPTACALHGTEVLDAKPGSDVLLFGAGPTGQVLAQLVRLNGAARLVVAAPPGPKLDLAARLGADEVVPVNRHDPEAHRRQLQALSPGGFDYVIEATGAPAICEESLRFVRRGGTLLVYGVYPEKASVRFNPFDLFRGEISVKGSFAQIHSFPRAIAYLESGKVKVNEIITQEIPLPEYQQALDMAWARKGVKTAIVPES